GAGCGCTTCTCCTGGGATTCTTGGCTGACGGACATTCGGATGCCGGGCGGATCAGGGAGTCCATTCCTTGCGCCGGGTTCGACTCTTCCGCGCAAGGCGACTGAATCGTGTTCTGAAAATGGCGCGACTGATCGGATCCATACGGCGGGGCGGATCGGCCGGGGCTCCGGCCACCAATTCTTCGTACGTCTTCTCCATCTCGCCCAGGAACCGTTCTCGGTTGAAATCCTGAGCGCGCTGCAGCCCGCCGTCAACCAGTCGAGCGCGCAAATCGTCATCTGTCTTCAGGCGAACAAGCGCATCGAGCAGCTCCACCGGGCGGCTCGCATCGATCAGGAGCCCATTCTCTTCCGGCGTCACAACCTCCTGTGGGCCGATGATGTCCGGCGCAATCACGGGCGTTCCGGTCGCCATGGCCTCGATGAGAGACAACGACAATCCCTCGTTCTTCGAGCACAACACGAACGCGTCCGCCGCCGCCAGGTAGCTCGGGATGTCCTTCGACCATCCGACGAGTTGCACGTTCGGGGCGATTGCAGAGCCGCCTTCCTTCTCCGCCTGGGCATCCAGATCGAAGATTACTTCCTTCAGACGATTCAGCAACGACCCGCCGCCAACGAATGTTGCCCGCCAATTGCCGAGCGGGCTGTTGCCTTTGACTGTCGAGAGACTGAGCGCCTTCAGCAGCCGTTGCGGCGCCTTGTGGGGCTCCAGTCGGGCCGTATGGACAATATGGAAGACCTCATCCGGAACGCCGATGCGCTTTCGGCATCCTGGCCGATCGGCCAGAGCCTTCTCGTATGGCCGCAGATCGATCCCGTTCAGAACCACACGCACCGGCGTTTCGCCGATCTCGAAGTTCCTCTGGCAGAAATCCTCGATGCCCTTCGAGCAGGTCAGCACCATGTCCGTGTGCGGAGCCAGCAGCGCTTCCATGCCGTGGAAGTACTTGTTCAGTCGGTGTTCGTAGGTGTTGTGGTAGTGCGCAATCTTGTAAGGAACGCCCGCCAGAACCGCCGCAGCCCGGCCGGCGAAATTCGCGAAGTCCGAATGCGCGTGCAGGACATCGATGCGTTCATCGCGCAGAACACGCGCCAGGTGATCGATGTCCCTCGGCCGATACGAGCGCGAAACGGGCACACGCATCGTGCGCCACCCGTGGGCGGCCGCTTCGTCACGGAAGTGGTTCGGATTCTTGAAATTGATCAGAATCGGCTCAAACCGGGAGCGATCCAGACCCCTCATCAACTCCATGATGATGGCCTGAGTACCGCCGGTCTCGAGGTTTCCGACGACTAATGCGATGCGAAGAGGACGACCCAAAAGAAAAAAACCCGTTCGCCAGCCGAGAGCTCATTATCGAAAGCACAACCGGCAAAGTGAACGGGAACCAAAGGGGAGCCCTCAACCTGAAAAAAACCCGCCCGGAAAAAACCCGGGCGGAGATTCGCAGAATCTTGAGTTTCGTGGAGTAATCAGTTGTCAGCGCAAGGACAGCATCCGCTGCCGCAATCGCCGGACTTCGGCGCAGGCGTTCCAGCCGAGGCATTCCCGCCCTTGTAGTCCG
This genomic window from bacterium contains:
- a CDS encoding glycosyltransferase, with translation MGRPLRIALVVGNLETGGTQAIIMELMRGLDRSRFEPILINFKNPNHFRDEAAAHGWRTMRVPVSRSYRPRDIDHLARVLRDERIDVLHAHSDFANFAGRAAAVLAGVPYKIAHYHNTYEHRLNKYFHGMEALLAPHTDMVLTCSKGIEDFCQRNFEIGETPVRVVLNGIDLRPYEKALADRPGCRKRIGVPDEVFHIVHTARLEPHKAPQRLLKALSLSTVKGNSPLGNWRATFVGGGSLLNRLKEVIFDLDAQAEKEGGSAIAPNVQLVGWSKDIPSYLAAADAFVLCSKNEGLSLSLIEAMATGTPVIAPDIIGPQEVVTPEENGLLIDASRPVELLDALVRLKTDDDLRARLVDGGLQRAQDFNRERFLGEMEKTYEELVAGAPADPPRRMDPISRAIFRTRFSRLARKSRTRRKEWTP